In Citrus sinensis cultivar Valencia sweet orange chromosome 2, DVS_A1.0, whole genome shotgun sequence, a single genomic region encodes these proteins:
- the LOC102618758 gene encoding putative pentatricopeptide repeat-containing protein At5g09950 has protein sequence MFRSHKRTLTTFANSSLTTQNASDNTLRLYLQYVKPRVTSSPLPVETLIHQHRISQSHPKSASLDIYEHLVGKYRDSCSSKDAKLFHLQILKHGFAYDVFLCNTLINVYVRVGDLASASKLFDEMPDRNSVSWACIVSGYTHKGMSNEACKMFKEMVRAGFLLNRYALGSVLRACQECGPSGFKFGMQVHCLVLKSNQTFDGLVSNVLIAMYGSCLESTDCARRIFEEIETRDLISWNSIISVYSQRGDTISVFKLFSRMQREGFRYSLKPNEYTFGSLITAAYSSVLSGSYLLQQILAMVKKAGLLSDLYVGSALVSGFARLGNFYYARKIFEQMIQKNVVSMNGLMVGLVRQNHGEQATEVFTEMRNLVDVNLDSHLVLLSAFAEFAVLEEGRRKGKEVHGYLIRSGLFDMVAVGNGLVNMYAKCGTIDDSRSVFRFMIGKDSVSWNTMISGLDQNGCYEEAIMNFCAMRRDGLMSSNFSLISTLSSCASLGWIMLGQQIHGEGLKLGLDSDVSVSNALLSLYADAGYLSQCLKIFFLMPEHDQVSWNSVIGAFADSEALVSEAVKYYLDMRRAGWSPNRVTFINILAAASSFSMGKLGHQIHAQVIKYNVANETTIENALLSCYGKCGEMDDCEKIFARMSERRDEVSWNSMISGYIHNELLPKAMNLVWFMMQRGQRLDHFTFATVLSACASVATLERGMEVHACGVRACLEFDVVIGSALVDMYSKCGRIDYASRFFDLMPVRNVYSWNSMISGYARHGHGDKALTLFSQMKLDGPLPDHVTFVGVLSACSHAGLVDEGFKHFKSMSQVYGLIPQLEQFSCMVDLLGRAGELDKIEEFINKMPITPNSLIWRTVLGACCRANCRKTELGRKAANMLFEMEPQNAVNYVLLANMYASGGKWEDVAKARKAMKEAEVKKEAGCSWVTMKDGVHVFVAGDESHPEKDLIYEKLKELNQKMRDAGYVPQTKFALFDLEPESKEDLVSYHSEKIAVAFVLTRNSKLPIRIMKNLRVCGDCHSAFKFISKIVGREIVLRDSNRFHHFNDGKCSCGDYW, from the coding sequence ATGTTTCGCAGTCACAAGCGAACTCTTACGACATTCGCCAACTCTTCTTTAACGACACAAAATGCCAGCGACAACACTCTTCGCCTTTATCTCCAATATGTTAAACCACGCGTCACAAGTTCCCCACTCCCAGTAGAGACTTTAATTCATCAGCACAGAATATCACAATCACATCCCAAATCAGCTAGCCTTGATATTTATGAACATTTAGTTGGAAAATATCGCGACTCTTGCAGCTCAAAAGATGCTAAACTTTTCCATTTGCAAATTCTGAAACATGGGTTTGCttatgatgtgtttttatgCAATACCCTCATTAATGTTTATGTTAGAGTTGGTGATTTGGCGTCCGCGAGTAagttgtttgatgaaatgccTGACAGAAACTCTGTCTCGTGGGCTTGCATTGTCTCTGGGTATACCCATAAAGGTATGTCTAATGAGGCTTGCAAGATGTTTAAAGAAATGGTTCGTGCAGGGTTCTTGCTGAATCGTTATGCCCTTGGCAGTGTTCTTCGAGCTTGCCAGGAGTGTGGACCAAGTGGGTTTAAATTTGGGATGCAGGTTCATTGTTTGGTTTTGAAATCTAATCAGACATTTGATGGGCTGGTGAGTAATGTATTGATAGCGATGTATGGGAGTTGTTTAGAGTCCACTGATTGTGCTCGTCGAATTTTTGAGGAAATAGAGACTAGGGATTTGATATCTTGGAATTCTATCATTTCGGTTTATTCGCAAAGAGGAGATACAATTTCTGTTTTTAAGCTTTTCTCAAGAATGCAGAGAGAAGGTTTTCGGTATAGTTTAAAACCTAATGAGTATACATTTGGGAGCTTAATAACTGCTGCTTATTCCTCTGTTCTTTCTGGTTCATATTTGCTTCAGCAGATACTAGCTATGGTGAAGAAAGCTGGACTTTTATCGGATTTGTATGTAGGTAGTGCTTTGGTAAGTGGTTTTGCAAGGTTGGgcaatttttattatgctcGGAAGATCTTTGAGCAGATGATTCAGAAGAACGTTGTCTCCATGAATGGTTTGATGGTTGGGCTAGTAAGGCAGAACCATGGAGAACAAGCAACTGAGGTTTTTACGGAGATGAGAAACTTGGTTGATGTAAATCTTGATTCACATCTGGTTTTATTAAGTGCTTTTGCGGAATTTGCTGTGTTGGAGGAAGGGAGAAGAAAGGGTAAAGAGGTTCATGGATATCTCATCCGAAGCGGTTTATTTGACATGGTTGCTGTTGGTAATGGACTTGTTAACATGTATGCAAAATGTGGTACTATTGATGATTCTCGATCAGTATTCAGGTTTATGATTGGAAAAGATTCTGTCTCATGGAATACCATGATATCTGGTCTTGACCAGAATGGGTGTTATGAAGAAGCAATAATGAACTTCTGTGCAATGAGAAGAGATGGATTGATGTCTTCAAATTTTTCACTGATTAGTACTTTAAGTTCATGTGCTAGCTTGGGTTGGATCATGCTTGGACAGCAAATACACGGTGAAGGGCTCAAATTAGGACTTGACTCAGATGTTTCAGTTTCAAATGCTCTTCTTTCTTTGTATGCAGATGCAGGATATCTCAGTCAATGcctcaaaattttcttcttgatGCCAGAGCATGATCAAGTTTCATGGAATTCTGTGATTGGAGCATTTGCTGATTCCGAGGCATTAGTTTCTGAAGCTGTAAAATATTACTTGGACATGAGGCGAGCTGGATGGAGTCCTAACAGAGTGACCTTCATAAATATTCTTGCAGCAGCGTCTTCCTTTTCAATGGGGAAACTTGGGCACCAGATACATGCTCAAGTGATTAAATATAATGTAGCAAATGAAACTACCATTGAAAATGCACTTCTATCATGCTATGGAAAGTGCGGAGAGATGGATGACTGTGAGAAAATCTTTGCTAGGATGTCCGAGAGGAGGGATGAAGTTAGTTGGAATTCCATGATTTCTGGGTACATACATAATGAGCTGTTGCCAAAGGCCATGAATTTGGTCTGGTTTATGATGCAGAGGGGTCAGAGATTGGATCATTTCACCTTTGCCACTGTTCTTAGTGCTTGTGCCTCTGTCGCTACATTAGAGCGTGGCATGGAAGTCCATGCTTGTGGAGTAAGAGCTTGTTTGGAATTTGATGTTGTAATTGGGAGTGCACTTGTTGACATGTACTCGAAATGTGGAAGAATAGATTATGCATCAAGATTCTTTGATCTGATGCCAGTAAGGAATGTGTATTCTTGGAATTCAATGATATCGGGCTATGCACGTCATGGTCACGGTGACAAAGCTTTAACACTGTTTTCACAAATGAAGCTGGATGGCCCATTACCAGATCATGTTACTTTTGTAGGAGTCTTATCTGCTTGTAGCCACGCAGGGTTGGTTGATGAAGGGTTTAAACATTTCAAATCCATGAGTCAAGTATATGGATTGATTCCCCAGCTGGAGCAATTTTCATGCATGGTGGATCTGCTTGGTCGGGCAGGTGAACTTGATAAGATAGAAGAGTTCATCAACAAGATGCCAATCACACCTAACAGTCTCATTTGGAGAACTGTATTAGGGGCTTGCTGCCGAGCAAATTGTCGCAAAACAGAGTTAGGAAGGAAGGCTGCTAATATGTTATTTGAGATGGAACCTCAAAATGCTGTGAACTATGTGCTCCTTGCTAACATGTATGCTTCTGGGGGCAAATGGGAAGATGTGGCAAAGGCTAGGAAGGCAATGAAGGAGGCAGAAGTGAAGAAAGAAGCCGGATGTAGTTGGGTCACCATGAAAGATGGTGTCCATGTATTCGTAGCTGGTGACGAATCACACCCAGAGAAAGACTTGATTTACGAGAAACTCAAGGAACTCAACCAAAAGATGAGGGATGCTGGATATGTGCCGCAGACAAAATTTGCGCTCTTTGATCTTGAACCTGAGAGTAAGGAAGATCTCGTGAGCTATCACAGTGAGAAAATTGCTGTTGCCTTTGTTCTTACTCGCAATTCAAAACTACCTATcagaataatgaaaaatctccGAGTTTGTGGTGATTGTCATTCAGCCTTTAAGTTTATATCGAAGATTGTAGGTCGGGAGATAGTACTAAGAGACTCCAACCGATTTCATCACTTCAATGATGGTAAATGCTCATGTGGAGATTACTGGTGA
- the LOC102619060 gene encoding putative protein FAR1-RELATED SEQUENCE 10, whose product MAMKPPTNIWIRRQQCPCGDWKCYIKYEGDDQASTSSQQEKTETTSSLLSSEVVFTPYVGQIFKSDDEAFEYYSNFARKNGFSIRKARSTESQNLGIYRRDFVCYRSGFNQPRKKANVEHPRDRKSVRCGCDAKLYLTKEIVDGVTQWYVSQFSNVHNHELLEDDQVRMLPAYRKIQEADQERILLLSKAGFPVNRIVKVLELEKGVQPGQLPFIEKDVRNFVRTCKKTVQENDALLTEKRENDTLELFEACKNMAERDVDFVYDYTTDENEKVENIAWSFGDSIRAYTLFGDVVTFDTSYRSITYGLLLGVWFGMDNHGKAIFFGCVLLQDESTHSFAWALQTFVRFMRGRHPQTILTDIDLGLRDSIARELPNTKHVVCIWHILSKLSSWFSSLLGSQYEEFKAEFDMLCRLESVEDFEHQWNHFVARFGLVSDKHVALLFSYRAFWLFSYIRGYFLARMMTVEFSQSVDTFFKKILSEQTCLQVFFEQVCAAAFGNSTREGVQYVHIKTCMPIEEHARSILTPYAFRVLQHEIVLSTQYATTEMTNGSYLVRHYKKMDGEYLVIWIPEDEQIHCSCKEFEHSGILCRHSLGVLVVKNYFQLPEKYLLLRWRLENSLVTMEDPNPQSSSDECAQAFHSLAAALLTESMISKERFSYVHKELTGLLDHVRNMPETNEFVVNMPAHNASD is encoded by the exons ATGGCAATGAAGCCACCGACTAACATCTGGATTCGACGACAGCAGTGCCCATGTGGAGATTGGAAGTGTTACATCAAGTATGAAGGAGATGATCAGGCATCAACGAGCTCTCAGCAAGAAAAGACTGAGACAACATCATCCTTGTTATCATCAGAGGTTGTTTTCACGCCTTACGTGggtcaaatatttaaaagtgaTGACGAGGCTTTTGAATATTACAGCAATTTTGCAAGGAAGAACGGATTTTCAATTAGAAAAGCACGTTCGACCGAAAGCCAAAATTTAGGGATTTATAGGAgagattttgtttgttatcgTTCTGGATTTAACCAACCAAGAAAAAAGGCCAACGTAGAGCACCCCAGAGACCGAAAATCAGTACGTTGTGGATGTGATGCCAAACTCTATTTGACGAAGGAAATTGTTGATGGCGTCACTCAATGGTATGTTTCACAATTTAGTAATGTTCATAACCATGAATTATTGGAAGATGACCAAGTACGTATGCTTCCTGCATATCGGAAGATACAGGAGGCTGATCAAGAGCGCATTCTTTTACTCTCAAAAGCTGGGTTTCCTGTGAACCGGAtagtgaaggttttggaactAGAAAAGGGAGTTCAACCTGGGCAGTTGCCTTTTATAGAGAAGGATGTGAGGAACTTTGTTCGCACTTGTAAGAAGACAGTTCAGGAAAATGATGCTTTGCTTACTgagaaaagagagaatgaTACCCTAGAACTTTTTGAGGCCTGCAAGAATATGGCAGAGAGGGATGTGGATTTTGTTTATGACTATACAACCGATGAAAATGAGAAGGTTGAAAATATTGCCTGGTCATTTGGAGACTCCATTCGTGCATATACACTGTTTGGCGATGTGGTTACTTTTGACACCAGTTATCGCTCTATCACTTACGGATTGCTCCTAGGAGTGTGGTTTGGTATGGATAATCATGGCAAGGCAATTTTCTTTGGTTGTGTGTTGCTGCAAGATGAAAGCACTCATTCTTTCGCATGGGCTTTACAG ACTTTTGTCCGCTTTATGAGAGGGAGACATCCACAGACAATTCTAACAGATATAGATTTGGGACTTAGAGACAGTATAGCAAGGGAATTGCCAAATACCAAACATGTTGTATGTATATGGCATATTCTTTCCAAATTATCCAGTTGGTTCTCTTCTCTGCTGGGATCAcagtatgaagaatttaaagctGAGTTTGATATGTTGTGCCGTTTGGAGAGTGTAGAGGATTTTGAGCATCAGTGGAATCACTTTGTTGCTCGTTTTGGTCTTGTTTCAGACAAGCATGTCGCTTTACTCTTCTCATATCGAGCATTCTGGCTTTTTTCCTATATTAGAGGTTACTTTCTGGCTCGTATGATGACAGTGGAGTTTTCTCAATCCGTGGACACGTTCTTTAAGAAAATCTTGAGTGAGCAAACATGTTTGCAAGTATTCTTTGAGCAG GTATGTGCTGCTGCCTTTGGAAATTCAACTAGAGAAGGGGTGCAGTATGTGCATATCAAAACATGCATGCCTATTGAGGAACATGCACGAAGCATTCTTACACCTTATGCCTTCCGTGTTTTACAACATGAAATTGTGCTTTCTACACAGTATGCAACGACTGAAATGACAAATGGGTCCTATCTGGTGCGACATTACAAAAAAATGGACGGAGAGTATCTTGTGATTTGGATACCTGAAGATGAGCAAATTCATTGTTCGTGTAAGGAATTTGAACATTCTGGAATTTTATGTCGACATTCTCTTGGAGTACTGGTAGTGAAGAACTACTTTCAACTCCCAGAAAAATATCTACTGCTTCGTTGGCGACTCGAAAATTCCTTAGTTACAATGGAAGATCCAAATCCACAAAGCAGTAGTGATGAATGTGCTCAAGCCTTTCATTCTCTTGCTGCAGCTCTATTGACAGAGTCAATGATCTCCAAGGAGCGTTTTAGTTATGTTCATAAAGAACTTACTGGGCTTCTTGATCATGTCAGAAATATGCCAGAGACTAATGAGTTTGTTGTGAATATGCCAGCTCATAATGCCAGTGACTAA